A single Populus alba chromosome 7, ASM523922v2, whole genome shotgun sequence DNA region contains:
- the LOC118043614 gene encoding uncharacterized protein, whose protein sequence is MARGRVKKTVKESASSKQENQPQVKEPEQFPLIDQAVERQIAAIRAMRDVGIEHLLTELRLLRSYFTKEQLKTPVLQFFKENLPNLSIERNEENGEFLVKFNDNVDGFSDGGNINASLLRRLSMAYPSCSANLSVGHFGLSSDAVKTSIFGAADHLQMTDFVLEGQSDSQMLRMHDGDGLQTPGASSQRLSIGMTPRTLRLPKPGEMLLSVRGSPLGVYREDNMEAIHESDED, encoded by the exons ATGGCTAGAGGGAGAGTGAAAAAGACTGTCAAAGAATCTGCCTCGAGTAAACAAGAGAACCAGCCCCAGGTTAAAGAACCCGAACAATTCCCATTAATTGACCAAGCag TGGAGCGTCAAATTGCGGCAATTAGGGCAATGCGTGATGTGGGAATCGAGCATTTGCTAACAGAATTGCGGTTGCTGCGATCGTATTTTACTAAGGAACAGCTGAAAACACCTGTTTTGcagttttttaaagaaaacctGCCCAACTTGTCTATTGAAAGAAATGAGGAAAATGGAGAGTTTCTTGTGAAGTTTAATGACAATGTTGATGGTTTTTCAGATGGGGGAAACATTAATGCTTCTCTCTTACGTCGTTTGTCCATGGCTTATCCTAGTTGTTCTGCTAACTTATCTGTTGGTCATTTTGGATTATCAAGCGATGcag TGAAAACAAGCATATTTGGCGCAGCTGATCATTTGCAGATGACGGACTTt GTTTTGGAGGGTCAATCTGATTCTCAGATGCTTCGGATGCATGATGGTGATGGTCTCCAAACTCCTGGG GCCAGCAGTCAGAGACTGTCCATTGGCATGACACCAAGAACTCTAAGGCTTCCCAAACCTGGTGAAATGCTTCTCTCTGTGCGGGGTTCACCTCTTGGTGTGTACAGGGAAGACAACATGGAAGCCATACATG AGTCAGACGAGGATTGA
- the LOC118043615 gene encoding large ribosomal subunit protein uL24z, with product MKYNPRVSSSRRKNRKAHFSAPSSLRRILMSAPLSTDLRQKYNVRSMPIRKDDEVQVVRGTYKGREGKVVQVYRRKWVIHIERITREKVNGSTVNVGINPSKVVITKLRLDKDRKSLLDRKAKGRAVGDKEKGTKFTAEDIMQNVD from the coding sequence ATGAAGTACAACCCTAGAGTCTCCTCCTCCAGGCGCAAGAACCGGAAGGCCCACTTCTCGGCGCCCTCCTCCCTGCGTAGGATCCTAATGAGCGCCCCACTGTCCACCGATCTCCGCCAGAAGTACAACGTCCGATCCATGCCTATCCGCAAGGACGATGAAGTCCAGGTTGTTCGTGGGACTTATAAAGGACGTGAGGGAAAGGTGGTTCAAGTTTATCGCAGAAAGTGGGTAATCCACATCGAGAGGATTACACGTGAGAAGGTGAATGGGTCTACAGTTAATGTCGGTATCAACCCGTCCAAGGTTGTTATTACCAAGTTGAGGCTTGATAAGGACAGGAAGTCTTTGTTGGATCGCAAAGCAAAGGGACGCGCTGTTGGAGATAAAGAGAAGGGCACTAAGTTCACTGCTGAGGACATCATGCAGAATGTGGACTAA